In Lodderomyces elongisporus chromosome 2, complete sequence, the following proteins share a genomic window:
- the MAL2 gene encoding Alpha-glucosidase (CAZy:GH13): protein MTVDYTWWKDATIYQVYPATFAKGLQGRYTGDDKTFDGACGDIPGIISKLDYLKDFVDIIWLSPMYDSPQDDMGYDISDYQNVYHRYGTMQDMQNLIDGCHQRGMKIICDLVINHTSSQHEWFKESRSSLDNPKRDWYIWKKPKYDKDGNRCPPNNWLSHFSGSAWEFDETTGEYYLKLFAKTQPDLNWENEETRKAIYDTCLKFWFERGIDGFRIDTAGMYSKDQAFPDAPIVYKDQYYQPSGMYTNNGPRIHEFHKEMFKNVTSHYDAMTVGEVGHCSKEQALKYVSKSENEMNMMFLFDVVDVGSDKGDRFRYNGFDLKDFKKAVQNQCEFIYGTDAWSTVFIENHDQPRCISRFGDAKYRVKSGKLLCLLQSTLTGTLFIYQGQEIGMTNLPRDWPIEEYKDINTINYYKAFKEKYGNDADYAEKEKKLMDVINLVARDHARSPMQWDSSEYGGFSDHEPWTRVNTNYKEINVADQLQDPDSLLNFWKKSLKVRKEYKDLLIYGSFEILDFDNEQLFTYVKTLENAKSPKAYVVLNFSTTDVKFEKLVEGGSYKLINCNVKESEMVEDRLSPFEGRVYIVE, encoded by the coding sequence atgactGTTGACTATACCTGGTGGAAGGACGCTACAATTTACCAAGTTTACCCAGCAACCTTTGCCAAAGGTTTGCAAGGCAGATACACTGGTGACGACAAGACATTCGATGGTGCTTGCGGTGATATTCCAGGTATAATCTCCAAGCTCGACTACTTAAAAGACTTTGTCGATATCATCTGGCTCAGTCCTATGTACGATTCACCACAGGATGATATGGGGTACGATATCAGTGACTACCAAAATGTCTACCACAGGTATGGTACTATGCAGGACATGCAAAATTTAATAGATGGGTGCCATCAACGCGGCATGAAGATCATTTGCGACTTGGTCATTAACCACACTTCTTCTCAACACGAATGGTTTAAAGAGTCTCGCTCTTCTTTGGACAACCCAAAGAGAGATTGGTACATTTggaaaaaaccaaaatacGACAAGGACGGAAACAGATGTCCACCAAATAACTGGTTGTCCCATTTCTCGGGCTCTGCATGGGAGTTTGATGAGACCACTGGTGAATATTATTTAAAGCTATTTGCCAAAACACAACCAGATTTAAACTGGGAAAACGAGGAGACAAGAAAAGCGATTTATGACACTTGTTTAAAGTTCTGGTTTGAGAGAGGAATTGATGGTTTTAGAATTGATACTGCTGGTATGTACTCCAAGGACCAGGCATTCCCTGATGCCCCTATTGTTTATAAAGATCAGTATTACCAGCCAAGTGGAATGTATACAAACAATGGTCCTAGAATTCACGAGTTCCACAAGGAGATGTTCAAGAATGTCACCAGTCACTATGATGCTATGACCGTTGGCGAAGTTGGTCATTGCAGCAAGGAACAAGCATTGAAATACGTTAGTAAAtctgaaaatgaaatgaataTGATGTTCTTATTCGacgttgttgatgttggcTCAGATAAGGGTGATAGATTTAGATATAATGGTTTTGACTTGAAGGATTTTAAAAAAGCAGTACAAAACCAATGCGAATTCATTTACGGAACGGATGCATGGTCAACAGTTTTCATTGAAAACCACGATCAACCCAGATGCATCTCGAGATTTGGCGATGCTAAATACCGAGTCAAGAGCGGTAAATTGTTGTGCTTGTTGCAGCTGACCTTGACTGGTACATTGTTTATTTATCAGGGACAGGAGATTGGTATGACCAACTTGCCACGTGATTGGCCGATTGAAGAATACAAAGATATCAACACCATCAACTACTACAAGGCgtttaaagaaaagtatGGCAACGATGCTGATTATGccgagaaggagaagaagttGATGGATGTTATCAATCTTGTTGCTAGAGACCATGCAAGATCACCAATGCAATGGGACTCTTCTGAGTATGGTGGATTTTCTGACCATGAGCCATGGACGAGAGTCAATACCAACTACAAGGAGATCAATGTTGCTGACCAGTTGCAAGATCCCGACTCTTTGTTGAATTTCTGGAAGAAATCACTCAAGGTGAGAAAAGAGTACAAGGATTTGCTCATTTACGGGTCATTTGAGATTTTGGATTTCGATAATGAACAATTATTTACATATGTCAAGACATTGGAGAATGCCAAATCACCTAAAGCATATGTTGTGCTTAATTTCAGCACCACCGATGTCAAGTTTGAGAAATTGGTTGAAGGGGGTTCATAtaaattgatcaattgtAATGTCAAAGAGTCTGAAATGGTGGAAGATAGATTATCGCCTTTCGAAGGACGTGTTTACATTGTTGAATAA